From Trichoderma atroviride chromosome 1, complete sequence, one genomic window encodes:
- a CDS encoding uncharacterized protein (EggNog:ENOG41) → MIMRRSHSPTETQVYLTLRDDSKELQNMPRASVEKQKEFWTERFRDAGWETARFLQGLKTAENFYCQHVVQVRTDTWYKGRVVLVGDAAYCPSPFSGMGTTGSFVGAYVLAGEINRSPSDLNSAFANYNKTLRPFVNEIQKVSQFFVRFGLPETQFGASFNLFLAQMVSVFRIPDFIAKYTTEENSGWKLPDY, encoded by the coding sequence ATGATAATGCGTCGAAGCCACAGCCCAACTGAGACGCAGGTCTACTTAACACTTCGAGACGATTCCAAAGAATTGCAGAATATGCCTCGCGCCTCGGTtgagaaacagaaagaatTTTGGACTGAAAGATTCCGTGATGCTGGATGGGAGACGGCCCGGTTTCTTCAAGGCCTGAAGACCGCAGAGAACTTTTACTGTCAGCATGTTGTTCAGGTCCGCACGGATACGTGGTATAAGGGCCGTGTGGTGCTAGTGGGTGACGCCGCATACTGCCCCTCTCCTTTCAGTGGCATGGGAACCACGGGCAGCTTCGTTGGCGCATATGTCTTGGCTGGAGAGATTAATAGAAGCCCCAGTGATCTTAATTCGGCGTTTGCGAACTACAACAAGACATTGCGACCATTTGTGAACGAGATCCAAAAGGTTAGCCAATTCTTTGTGCGATTTGGTCTTCCTGAAACGCAATTTGGAGCATCATTCAATCTTTTCTTAGCGCAAATGGTCTCTGTTTTCCGTATTCCCGATTTCATTGCTAAATATACAACTGAAGAAAACAGTGGTTGGAAATTACCAGATTATTGA
- a CDS encoding uncharacterized protein (EggNog:ENOG41) — MSGLKILICGGGCAGPALAYWLAQSGHRVVVVERFKTLRATGAQLDISSQGLETIERMGLLDNIRSKRVNELGTSFVDSHGNVKATFMANKSGKGTQSVTCEYEIMRGDLVQILYDTTKDSVEYVFGKTVESFEQNEERVVVYFSDNSSDTFDIVVGADGQGSRIRGDDSSRRFS; from the coding sequence ATGTCTGGTCTAAAAATCCTCATCTGCGGTGGTGGCTGTGCTGGTCCGGCTTTGGCCTACTGGCTCGCTCAAAGTGGCCATCGGGTTGTCGTTGTCGAGCGCTTCAAAACTCTCAGGGCCACAGGTGCTCAGCTTGATATCTCTTCTCAAGGCTTGGAGACCATCGAGCGCATGGGACTACTGGATAATATTCGGAGCAAACGTGTCAACGAATTAGGCACATCGTTCGTGGACTCGCATGGCAACGTTAAGGCGACGTTCATGGCCAATAAGTCCGGCAAAGGCACCCAATCGGTCACCTGTGAGTACGAAATAATGCGTGGCGACCTAGTACAGATTCTCTATGATACGACCAAGGACTCTGTTGAATACGTGTTTGGCAAAACCGTTGAGAGCTTTGAGCAAAATGAAGAGCGGGTGGTTGTGTATTTCTCGGACAACTCGTCTGACACATTTGATATTGTGGTCGGAGCTGACGGCCAAGGATCTCGCATCCGGGGGGATGATTCTTCCCGCCGGTTCTCCTAA
- a CDS encoding uncharacterized protein (EggNog:ENOG41), whose amino-acid sequence MPKSGSQNSSESQGPVVSSWSCFNCRRRKSRCNRQSPCGFCSKAGVECLYPFTGRMPTRQHNSTTASVPSYRMPPRKQSQVQVQELLSRLRQLENVVDSLKAQAQDKDFIPGHTNSGNTSPSKNGEGSIAEEEGAFIDARTINSRHNLSYGLSKSFGRLQVCESGTMYTGNGFWAALHGELKSVRQAFEASDIFDLSAFQDTSSTYEAEGRHMPFDFDHSNTTESTPHPAPNLLHFIWQVYVKNVDPFIKVLHVPTMSEVIRLSEGGFEKLSPGTRALVFSISLAAVTSLSDADVQNTFGDAKENVVSRFVLGTEKALSQAGILKTTDLCVVQASLIYLEIAGQNYGMRTVWMMSGILVRAAISVGLHRDGATFPNVSYFEAEMRRRLWWHICCFDARISQCYAPETMISNNMLDTREPTNCNDDDLEVNMTKEPTAREGFTDVSFTLMACELRRLCNHILSSRSSLMSSEKKKQAVQHDVLSEIENVRNWTAKKFFGNLETRRELQSSTKSLFNMLLDQLSIIVRDTNIFEKSPPTEERHMTDRSYVRALNHIENMRKWRDEPSMRQWGWVLVNFQQWYALGVVLIHLQTQTWDSACERAWTTVVKTLNEIPPAMMTENPLRESIIGMVTAARQHREEELGRQCCQSESHQIISWMPNIGASISVPEDFCFDSAPDLLAGIFTGEGEIAEQLNIAPIDLVQDPFEGSVYAGRVYSRTNYPSWYLEPTSDFETFEPSFGNLQDLLFCNSLDKGNLGSDK is encoded by the exons ATGCCGAAAAGTGGTTCACAGAACTCCAGCGAGAGCCAAGGCCCTGTAGTGAGCTCCTGGAGCTGCTTCAATTGCCGTAGACGAAAGTCCCGATGCAATAGACAGAGCCCATGCGGATTTTGCTCCAAAGCTGGCGTTGAATGCCTGTATCCTTTTACCGGACGCATGCCAACTCGCCAGCATAACTCGACAACTGCATCTGTTCCTTCATATCGGATGCCGCCACGGAAGCAGTCCCAGGTGCAGGTCCAAGAGCTCCTTAGCCGCTTGAGGCAACTGGAGAATGTGGTGGATAGCTTGAAGGCCCAGGCACAAGACAAAGACTTCATACCTGGCCATACCAATTCAGGCAATACGAGCCCAAGTAAGAACGGCGAAGGCTCAatagcggaagaagaaggggctTTTATTGATGCGCGCACAATCAATTCGCGTCACAATCTTTCGTATGGATTAAGCAAATCGTTTGGCAGACTCCAAGTTTGTGAAAGCGGCACTATGTATACTGGCAACGGATTTTGGGCTGCTCTCCACGGCGAg CTAAAAAGTGTTCGCCAAGCGTTCGAGGCTAGCGACATCTTCGATTTGAGCGCCTTTCAGGACACTTCCTCAACATATGAGGCTGAGGGACGTCACATGCCCTTCGATTTTGATCATAGCAACACAACCGAGTCTACACCTCATCCAGCACCAAATCTCCTACATTTCATTTGGCAGGTGTATGTCAAGAATGTGGATCCCTTCATCAAAGTGCTGCATGTGCCAACCATGTCTGAAGTAATTCGGCTCTCGGAAGGTGGCTTCGAAAAGTTGTCTCCGGGGACACGAGCCTTGGtcttttccatttctctAGCCGCTGTGACGTCCTTGAGTGATGCCGAT GTACAAAATACATTTGGAGATGCCAAGGAAAACGTTGTATCACGCTTCGTTCTGGGCACAGAGAAAGCATTATCTCAAGCGGGCATCCTAAAGACGACCGACCTATGCGTTGTGCAAGCATCTTTAATCTATCTTGAGATAGCAGGCCAAAATTATGGGATGCGGACGGTGTGGATGATGTCCGGTATTTTAGTGAGGGCTGCAATATCCGTAGGGCTACACCGTGACGGAGCTACGTTTCCAAACGTGTCTTATTTCGAGGCGGAGATGAGACGCAGATTATGGTGGCATATTTGCTGTTTCGACGCTCGTATCAGTCAATGCTATGCCCCTGAGACTATGATATCTAACAATATGTTAGATACAAGGGAGCCTACAAACTGCAACGACGATGATCTCGAAGTCAATATGACGAAGGAGCCAACAGCACGGGAAGGGTTTACAGATGTGAGCTTCACCCTCATGGCATGTGAGCTGCGGCGTCTGTGTAATCATATACTCTCTTCAAGATCCTCCCTGATGTcttcagagaagaagaagcaagcagTGCAACACGACGTGTTGAGTGAAATAGAAAACGTGCGAAACTGGACCGCCAAGAAGTTCTTTGGAAACTTGGAGACAAGGCGTGAGTTACAGTCTTCTACAAAGTCCCTCTTCAACATGCTTCTGGATCAGCTTAGCATCATTGTGCGGGACACGAATATATTTGAGAAATCGCCACCCACGGAAGAGAGACATATGACAGACCGATCATATGTGCGCGCATTAAATCACATTGAGAATATGCGGAAATGGCGGGACGAGCCTTCAATGCGTCAATGGGGCTGGGTCCTGGTGAACTTCCAACAGTGGTACGCCCTCGGTGTCGTTCTTATTCACCTCCAAACGCAGACATGGGACTCGGCATGTGAACGAGCCTGGACAACTGTAGTCAAAACACTAAATGAGATCCCTCCGGCAATGATGACAGAGAATCCCCTACGAGAGTCTATAATTGGCATGGTTACTGCTGCACGTCAGcaccgagaagaagagcttggaCGACAATGTTGTCAATCAGAAAGCCATCAAATTATATCTTGGATGCCAAATATTGGCGCTTCTATATCTGTCCCCGAAGACTTTTGCTTTGATTCAGCACCAGACCTTCTTGCTGGTATATTTACCGGAGAGGGCGAGATTGCGGAGCAGCTCAATATAGCACCTATAGATCTAGTGCAAGACCCTTTCGAAGGCTCTGTTTACGCCGGGCGGGTTTATTCAAGGACAAATTATCCATCTTGGTATTTGGAACCAACCAGCGATTTCGAAACCTTTGAACCTAGTTTCGGAAACTTGCAGGATCTACTGTTTTGCAATAGTTTGGATAAGGGGAATCTGGGCTCAGATAAATAG
- a CDS encoding uncharacterized protein (TransMembrane:12 (o40-60i72-96o129-147i201-221o227-248i305-329o341-361i744-769o789-807i868-887o893-913i974-994o)) — protein sequence MQCQLVWKLPQQRQLPMLLTNISQTPIKTVNQKAKLLFEITWFVMVCGMSKILRLILTCAQRIFSHAGKWDMILLVVAAVAAIGSGITMPLMTLIFGRLVGSFNDYFSPSNAVTESQFGDSIDKKALDVVYLFIGKFVLSYIANYLFRITSIRLSAAIRLHYLRALFNQSVGELDKLPPGEAAIKITGAANVLQIGISDKLATFLQALALVVSAYVVAFIQSWQLTLVTSSGMLFVIAVYSVVVPIWVKLEESLDHARGKATAIASETFGSIRMVVAYGAEKRVAERFSRWVEESRRRGLKMSPVLGLLMTPVFFAIYADFSLTFWFGIRLYMWGNVHSVSSVLIVLMSVLMSVMSLMNIATPINAAVKAATAASGFFQIIDRPVASKTGLKDPEILASDDITFLNVTFAYPSRPYFKVLDGLDIVFESGKTTALVGPSGSGKSTIVGLIERWYGLSEGVQGSKSVNNSSYSAQYHPCEEEDKLPVASKGSIMIGGYDIKDVDLKWWRSQIGLVQQEPFVFNESIFANVAYGLVGSQFENENEQTKRRLVKEACIVAFADDFITQLPEGYDTQVGDSGIKLSGGQRQRLAIARSVVKQPRILIFDEATSAIDVRSERIVQEALDRVAKDRTTITIAHRLSTIRKADKIVVVSGGKAVEQGTHSELVQRDGVYSNLVRGQQLSMNGAEAGAVDLRLVGRDSLLSNGTGAVEKLDLQATEVEEVPYKKRGIIRGFGLLLVEQRSHALWLALTVVGCLGAGSAMPLQAYLFANIVTVFQLSGHALVSEGQNWSLRFLYMAIGVGVSYFIVGWSCKALEVHVVCTSQQQYFEGIVRKPIRYFDSDENSQGSLISRISGDTVQLEDLMGLNMGFVYTAIFSLIGCITIAFVYGWKLTLVALVAALPITFTAGLIRLRWEVQFDEMQEKVFAESSQFAAEAFGAIRTVSSLTLEDMICQKYSELLEEHIKRASRKARMSTLVISLSDSINLLCMALTFWYGGHLLGTRAYDAAKFLVVYTAVIQGAENAGQWCSIGPNVAKASAAANRILSLRESGRSITKRPATELLSSDGVEIEFKNVHFKYPSRDIPIFAGLNLTVRKGQFVALVGASGDLDISEYRAAISLVAQEAMLFQGTIRENILLGVEGVVSEEELHQACRDAEIYDFISSLPEGYDTDIGSKGVTLSGGQKQRIAIARALVRKPRILLLDEATSSLDSESEKLVQAAFEQAGKGRTMLVVAHRLATVQNADVIFVLGSGEQACGARVLEKGTHSELVQMRGTYYQMVQSQALDQ from the exons ATGCAATGTCAACTAGTATGGAAGCTGCCCCAGCAACGACAGCTACCGATGCTATTGACAAACATCTCACAAACACCTATCAAAACAGTCAACCAGAAGGCAAAGCTTCTATTCGAGATTACCTGGTTTGTAATGGTCTGCGGTATGAGCAAGATTTTGAGGCTAATCTTGACATGTGCGCAGAGGATCTTTTCCCACGCTGGAAAGTGGGATATGATACTCCTGGTTGTTGCGGCTGTTGCAGCTATTGGGTCAGGCATT ACGATGCCCTTGATGACTTTAATTTTCGGCCGTTTGGTGGGAAGTTTCAATGATTACTTCTCTCCTTCTAATGCAGTTACAGAGAGCCAGTTCGGCGACTCCATTGACAAAAAAGC ATTAGATGTGGTATACCTATTTATTGGGAAATTCGTTCTCAGCTATATTGCAAAT TACTTATTTCGCATTACTAGCATTCGCCTATCCGCCGCAATTAGGCTTCATTACCTACGTGCACTCTTTAATCAATCTGTGGGGGAACTAGACAAGCTGCCTCCCGGGGAGGCCGCGATTAAGATCACTGGGGCAGCCAATGTCCTCCAGATTGGAATCTCTGACAAGCTTGCAACTTTTCTTCAAGCATTAGCGCTTGTCGTTAGCGCATACGTGGTTGCATTTATACAATCATGGCAGCTAACATTAGTCACAAGCTCGGGTATGCTGTTCGTGATCGCGGTCTACTCCGTTGTTGTGCCGATTTGGGTCAAGCTTGAGGAGAGCCTGGATCATGCGAGAGGAAAGGCTACAGCCATTGCCAGTGAAACCTTTGGCTCAATTCGAATGGTAGTTGCTTATGGCGCCGAAAAACGTGTGGCAGAGAGATTCTCACGATGGGTAGAGGAGTCTCGCAGAAGGGGCTTAAAAATGTCTCCGGTCCTCGGCCTGCTGATGACCCCCGTTTTCTTTGCCATATATGCTGATTTTTCCCTTACCTTCTGGTTTGGAATAAGGTTATATATGTGGGGCAATGTCCATAGTGTCAGCAGCGTTCTCAT AGTTCTCATGAGCGTCCTAATGTCCGTAATGTCTTTGATGAACATCGCAACGCCTATCAATGCTGCGGTCAAAGCAGCAACGGCTGCCTCAGGCTTCTTCCAGATTATCGATAGGCCAGTTGCAAGTAAGACCGGCCTGAAGGATCCTGAAATCTTAGCAAGCGATGATATTACTTTCTTGAACGTTACGTTTGCATATCCTAGCCGACCGTACTTCAAGGTGCTCGACGGCCTAGATATAGTCTTTGAGTCGGGAAAGACTACAGCCCTTGTTGGGCCATCAGGATCCGGCAAGTCTACAATTGTAGGGCTAATTGAAAGATGGTATGGCCTTTCGGAGGGGGTACAGGGCTCGAAATCTGTCAATAATTCTTCATATTCGGCTCAGTACCACCCGTgtgaggaagaggacaaaCTTCCTGTAGCCTCAAAAGGCTCCATCATGATTGGCGGTTACGACATCAAAGATGTTGATCTAAAATGGTGGCGATCACAGATAGGGTTGGTACAGCAGGAGCCTTTTGTGTTCAACGAGTCAATATTTGCAAATGTCGCGTATGGCCTCGTCGGTTCACAATTTGAGAACGAGAACGAACAGACGAAAAGGAGGCTTGTCAAAGAAGCTTGTATAGTGGCCTTTGCCGATGATTTTATCACTCAACTTCCCGAG GGCTATGACACGCAAGTCGGCGACAGTGGAATAAAGCTCAGCGGTGGGCAACGCCAACGGCTCGCTATCGCTCGAAGTGTTGTCAAACAACCTCGGATCTTGATTTTTGACGAAGCGACAAGCGCAATCGATGTTCGCAGTGAGCGTATTGTTCAGGAAGCACTCGATCGAGTGGCCAAGGATCGCACAACAATCACCATCGCTCACCGACTTTCCACAATTAGGAAGGCGGACAAAATCGTCGTGGTTTCTGGAGGTAAAGCCGTCGAGCAAGGTACACACAGTGAGCTAGTACAGAGAGATGGTGTATACAGCAATCTCGTTCGAGGACAACAATTGTCTATGAACGGCGCTGAAGCAGGAGCTGTGGATCTCAGACTAGTTGGTCGTGATTCGCTACTTTCCAATGGCACGGGAGCTGTGGAAAAGCTCGACTTGCAAGCCACCGAGGTTGAGGAAGTGCCCTATAAGAAGCGAGGGATTATCCGCGGTTTTGGCCTGCTGTTAGTCGAGCAGAGGTCTCACGCGCTGTGGCTCGCCCTGACGGTGGTGGGTTGTCTTGGTGCAGGAT CGGCCATGCCACTCCAAGCCTATCTTTTCGCCAATATTGTGACCGTATTTCAACTTTCGGGCCATGCACTGGTTTCTGAGGGCCAGAACTGGTCGTTGAGATTTTTGTATATGGCAATAGGAGTTGGAGTTTCGTACTTCATCGTTGGGTGGTCATGCAAGGCTCTTGAAGTG CATGTCGTTTGTACAAGTCAACAGCAATATTTCGAAGGCATTGTGCGAAAGCCAATACGGTATTTTGACTCTGATGAGAACTCGCAAGGTTCGTTGATATCCAGAATCAGCGGAGATACTGTACAATTAGAGGACTTAATGGGCCTCAATATGGGGTTCGTGTACACTGCGATATTTTCCCTGATTGGATGCATTACCATAGCATTTGTCTATGGGTGGAAGCTGACCCTCGTTGCGCTGGTCGCGGCACTACCCATCACGTTTACTGCTGGACTTATTAGGCTCAGATGGGAAGTACAATTCGATGAGATGCAGGAAAAGGTTTTCGCAGAAAGTTCACAGTTTGCGGCCGAAGCCTTTGGTGCCATCCGCACAGTCAGCAGTTTAACGCTAGAAGACATGATTTGCCAGAAATATTCGGAACTTCTTGAAGAGCACATCAAAAGAGCCAGCAGGAAAGCAAGGATGAGCACCCTGGTCATCTCCTTGAGCGACAGCATCAATCTCCTGTGCATGGCCCTCACGTTTTGGTACGGTGGCCATCTCCTAGGCACCAGAGCATACGATGCTGCCAAGTTCTTGGTGGTCTACACCGCAGTGATACAAGGAGCTGAGAATGCTGGCCAGTGGTGCAGCATTGGTCCGAACGTGGCAAAGGCATCCGCAGCGGCAAATCGCATCTTGAGTCTTCGGGAAAGCGGTCGGTCCATCACTAAAAGGCCAGCTACTGAACTTTTGTCTAGCGATGGCGTGGAAATCGAGTTTAAAAATGTCCACTTCAAATACCCTTCACGCGACATCCCCATTTTCGCTGGCCTTAACCTAACGGTTCGAAAAGGCCAGTTCGTCGCGCTCGTTGGTGCTTCTGG TGATCTCGACATCAGCGAATATCGAGCCGCCATTTCGCTCGTAGCCCAAGAAGCGATGCTTTTCCAGGGGACGATCCGCGAAAATatccttcttggcgttgagggTGTGGTATCTGAAGAGGAGCTCCATCAAGCTTGTCGTGATGCTGAGATCTACGACTTCATCTCGTCACTGCCTGAGGGTTATGACACCGACATTGGCAGCAAAGGTGTTACGCTCTCGGGTGGACAGAAACAACGCATCGCCATTGCTCGAGCCCTTGTCCGCAAGCCGCGAATCTTGCTATTGGACGAGGCCACGTCGAGTCTGGATAGCGAGTCGGAGAAGCTGGTGCAGGCGGCGTTTGAGCAGGCTGGGAAAGGGAGAACAATGCTGGTTGTAGCGCATCGGTTGGCAACTGTTCAGAATGCGGATGTCATCTTTGTTCTTGGGTCCGGGGAACAGGCTTGTGGGGCAAGAGTGCTAGAAAAAGGGACTCACAGCGAGCTTGTGCAGATGAGGGGAACCTACTACCAAATGGTCCAGTCGCAAGCTTTGGACCAGTAG
- a CDS encoding uncharacterized protein (EggNog:ENOG41~SECRETED:SignalP(1-17)): MVAKSALLLAGAALAAAGGVNRSLPLPPGTRTLKVLASLATDTAVTGTAAVYGINDNENANGGLGCRAYYGDGSSNDGWPSISQWVSFNYIWQVNYNSIQNSCSQYGVPNLSDDEMNDLENGINDIANQFNIDHRYILAEILTESSGCVRVPTTGGPATGIWNPGLLQDFDGYYTCNCNTYNGVYNEYGETCGVVNPCPADTISNMIREGAVGTDNGVGLSFLINAAEAQGAQDAQVFYVASEWYNQGEYSPNVGGSLNANCYANKVAQWLTGCTNPVSC; the protein is encoded by the exons ATGGTGGCCAAATCCGCCCTGCTCCTGGCTGGCGCagcgcttgctgctgctggtggtgtcaATCGCAGTCTTCCCCTTCCTCCTGGCACCCGAACTCTTAAAGTACTTGCTTCTTTAGCCACCGATACAGCCGTTACAGGCACTGCCGCAGTGTATGGAATCAATGACAACGAAAATGCCAACGGTGGCCTTGGATGCCGGGCCTATTacggcgacggcagctccAATGATGGCTGGCCATCCATCAGCCAATGGGTCTCGTTCAACTACATCTGGCAAGTCAACTACAACAGCATTCAGAACTCGTGTAGCCAGTATGGCGTCCCCAATCTctccgacgacgagatgAACGACCTAGAGAACGGCATCAACGACATCGCCAACCAATTCAACATCGATCATCGCTACATTCTGGCCGAGATCTTGACGGAGTCTTCCGGCTGTGTCCGAGTTCCCACTACGGGTGGCCCCGCGACTGGCATCTGGAACCCTGGCCTGTTGCAAGACTTCGATGGATACTACACCTGCAACTGCAATACTTACAACGGCGTGTACAACGAGTACGGTGAGACCTGTGGTGTGGTCAACCCATGTCCAGCAG ACACAATCAGCAACATGATTCGAGAGGGCGCTGTGGGCACTGATAATGGAGTCGGCCTTAGCTTTCTTATCAACGCAGCCGAGGCTCAGGGTGCCCAGGACGCCCAGGTTTTTTATGTTGCGTCTGAGTGGTACAATCAAGGAGAGTACTCGCCTAACGTAGGTGGTTCTCTAAACGCAAACTGCTATGCCAATAAAGTGGCTCAGTGGCTCACTGGATGCACGAATCCGGTGTCATGTTAA
- a CDS encoding uncharacterized protein (EggNog:ENOG41) has translation MPFDFDHSNTTESTPHPAPNLLHFIWQVYVKNVDPFIKVLHVPTMSEVIRLSEGGFEKLSPGTRALVFSISLAAVTSLSDADVQNTFGDAKENVVSRFVLGTEKALSQAGILKTTDLCVVQASLIYLEIAGQNYGMRTVWMMSGILVRAAISVGLHRDGATFPNVSYFEAEMRRRLWWHICCFDARISQCYAPETMISNNMLDTREPTNCNDDDLEVNMTKEPTAREGFTDVSFTLMACELRRLCNHILSSRSSLMSSEKKKQAVQHDVLSEIENVRNWTAKKFFGNLETRRELQSSTKSLFNMLLDQLSIIVRDTNIFEKSPPTEERHMTDRSYVRALNHIENMRKWRDEPSMRQWGWVLVNFQQWYALGVVLIHLQTQTWDSACERAWTTVVKTLNEIPPAMMTENPLRESIIGMVTAARQHREEELGRQCCQSESHQIISWMPNIGASISVPEDFCFDSAPDLLAGIFTGEGEIAEQLNIAPIDLVQDPFEGSVYAGRVYSRTNYPSWYLEPTSDFETFEPSFGNLQDLLFCNSLDKGNLGSDK, from the exons ATGCCCTTCGATTTTGATCATAGCAACACAACCGAGTCTACACCTCATCCAGCACCAAATCTCCTACATTTCATTTGGCAGGTGTATGTCAAGAATGTGGATCCCTTCATCAAAGTGCTGCATGTGCCAACCATGTCTGAAGTAATTCGGCTCTCGGAAGGTGGCTTCGAAAAGTTGTCTCCGGGGACACGAGCCTTGGtcttttccatttctctAGCCGCTGTGACGTCCTTGAGTGATGCCGAT GTACAAAATACATTTGGAGATGCCAAGGAAAACGTTGTATCACGCTTCGTTCTGGGCACAGAGAAAGCATTATCTCAAGCGGGCATCCTAAAGACGACCGACCTATGCGTTGTGCAAGCATCTTTAATCTATCTTGAGATAGCAGGCCAAAATTATGGGATGCGGACGGTGTGGATGATGTCCGGTATTTTAGTGAGGGCTGCAATATCCGTAGGGCTACACCGTGACGGAGCTACGTTTCCAAACGTGTCTTATTTCGAGGCGGAGATGAGACGCAGATTATGGTGGCATATTTGCTGTTTCGACGCTCGTATCAGTCAATGCTATGCCCCTGAGACTATGATATCTAACAATATGTTAGATACAAGGGAGCCTACAAACTGCAACGACGATGATCTCGAAGTCAATATGACGAAGGAGCCAACAGCACGGGAAGGGTTTACAGATGTGAGCTTCACCCTCATGGCATGTGAGCTGCGGCGTCTGTGTAATCATATACTCTCTTCAAGATCCTCCCTGATGTcttcagagaagaagaagcaagcagTGCAACACGACGTGTTGAGTGAAATAGAAAACGTGCGAAACTGGACCGCCAAGAAGTTCTTTGGAAACTTGGAGACAAGGCGTGAGTTACAGTCTTCTACAAAGTCCCTCTTCAACATGCTTCTGGATCAGCTTAGCATCATTGTGCGGGACACGAATATATTTGAGAAATCGCCACCCACGGAAGAGAGACATATGACAGACCGATCATATGTGCGCGCATTAAATCACATTGAGAATATGCGGAAATGGCGGGACGAGCCTTCAATGCGTCAATGGGGCTGGGTCCTGGTGAACTTCCAACAGTGGTACGCCCTCGGTGTCGTTCTTATTCACCTCCAAACGCAGACATGGGACTCGGCATGTGAACGAGCCTGGACAACTGTAGTCAAAACACTAAATGAGATCCCTCCGGCAATGATGACAGAGAATCCCCTACGAGAGTCTATAATTGGCATGGTTACTGCTGCACGTCAGcaccgagaagaagagcttggaCGACAATGTTGTCAATCAGAAAGCCATCAAATTATATCTTGGATGCCAAATATTGGCGCTTCTATATCTGTCCCCGAAGACTTTTGCTTTGATTCAGCACCAGACCTTCTTGCTGGTATATTTACCGGAGAGGGCGAGATTGCGGAGCAGCTCAATATAGCACCTATAGATCTAGTGCAAGACCCTTTCGAAGGCTCTGTTTACGCCGGGCGGGTTTATTCAAGGACAAATTATCCATCTTGGTATTTGGAACCAACCAGCGATTTCGAAACCTTTGAACCTAGTTTCGGAAACTTGCAGGATCTACTGTTTTGCAATAGTTTGGATAAGGGGAATCTGGGCTCAGATAAATAG
- a CDS encoding uncharacterized protein (EggNog:ENOG41~SECRETED:SignalP(1-18)), producing MTLFHLAGLATLLAVATAQITTPCTYQEYVCGSTLLTNGYTATTELRAAYSANPNAPNITDAQLSQVLFRCIDQAGGVVGNSYCIVNCAVIGNDTVNDECTM from the exons ATGactcttttccatcttgccGGCCTTGCTACCCTCCTTGCTGTTGCAACAGCCCAAATTACTACGCCATGTACTTATCAGGAGTATGTGTGTGGCTCAACACTATTAACCAATG GAtatactgctactactgaATTAAGAGCAGCATACAGCGCCAATCCCAACGCTCCGAATATTACAGATGCCCAGCTGAGCCAGGTTCTCTTCCGCTGCATCGATCAAGCTGGCGGCGTTGTCGGCAACTCTTACTGTATTGTCAACTGTGCTGTGATTGGTAATGATACCGTCAACGATGAGTGTACTATGTAA